The Cylindrospermopsis curvispora GIHE-G1 genome contains a region encoding:
- the purM gene encoding phosphoribosylformylglycinamidine cyclo-ligase, with protein MDYRDAGVDVEAGRAFVGQIRNLVHSTFRPEVLGGLGGFSGCFQLPTGYREPVLVSGTDGVGTKLKIAQILNCHHTVGIDLVAMCVNDVLTSGAEPLFFLDYVATGKLEGEQLTQVVSGIAQGCKLAGAALLGGETAEMPGFYQVGEYDLAGFCVGIVEKSKMLDGSQVQVGDLAIGLASSGIHSNGVSLVRKIISDGGFAWDHTPQLFHGKTLGSIFLTPTRIYVKSVLSALHQGLEIHGMAHITGGGLPENLPRCLGANQAVKIHPGSWPIPPIFKWLADFGSVGAEAMYNTFNMGLGFVLILPPTQAQQAITHFQSQHIPAFTIGEVVEGTGELIGLFDS; from the coding sequence ATGGATTATCGGGATGCAGGTGTGGATGTGGAAGCGGGTAGAGCTTTTGTGGGACAAATTCGCAATTTAGTTCACAGTACCTTTAGGCCAGAAGTTTTAGGTGGTTTGGGCGGTTTTAGTGGATGTTTTCAACTCCCCACAGGTTATCGCGAACCTGTATTGGTGTCTGGTACGGATGGTGTGGGCACAAAGCTAAAAATTGCCCAAATCCTCAATTGTCACCACACCGTGGGTATTGATTTGGTGGCTATGTGTGTTAATGATGTGCTCACCTCGGGAGCAGAACCACTATTTTTTCTAGATTATGTGGCTACTGGTAAACTAGAAGGAGAGCAGTTAACTCAGGTGGTGTCAGGAATAGCTCAAGGTTGTAAATTGGCTGGTGCTGCTCTATTGGGGGGAGAAACAGCTGAAATGCCAGGTTTCTACCAGGTGGGTGAATATGACCTAGCTGGTTTCTGTGTGGGAATTGTGGAAAAAAGCAAAATGTTAGATGGTTCCCAGGTGCAAGTTGGCGATCTGGCCATAGGTCTAGCTAGTTCTGGTATTCACAGTAATGGTGTGAGTTTAGTCCGGAAGATTATTAGTGATGGTGGTTTTGCTTGGGACCACACTCCACAGTTGTTCCATGGAAAAACTTTAGGTTCTATTTTTCTCACCCCTACTCGCATTTATGTTAAGTCTGTTTTATCAGCTCTGCACCAGGGTTTGGAAATCCACGGTATGGCCCACATCACTGGTGGAGGTTTACCAGAAAATTTGCCTAGGTGCTTAGGAGCTAATCAAGCTGTGAAAATTCATCCAGGTAGTTGGCCAATTCCCCCCATATTCAAATGGTTGGCCGATTTTGGATCGGTAGGTGCAGAAGCTATGTACAATACTTTTAATATGGGTTTGGGTTTTGTGTTGATTTTACCTCCCACACAAGCACAACAAGCAATTACTCATTTCCAATCTCAGCATATTCCTGCTTTTACTATTGGTGAGGTTGTGGAGGGAACTGGTGAATTAATTGGTCTTTTTGATTCTTAG
- a CDS encoding Ycf34 family protein, whose translation MCICVNCHYVDRCVTYNAVENQHQQPHLNENPDFNAQEPSINVNIRTKGEIIEMEWDVVGCLSFKPEMGKWASLRPGELVPT comes from the coding sequence ATGTGTATTTGCGTTAACTGTCACTACGTAGACCGTTGTGTTACCTACAATGCGGTAGAAAATCAACACCAACAACCACACTTAAATGAAAATCCCGACTTTAATGCCCAGGAACCTTCCATAAATGTTAATATTCGTACTAAAGGAGAAATTATTGAGATGGAATGGGATGTGGTAGGTTGTCTGAGTTTTAAACCAGAAATGGGTAAATGGGCATCATTACGTCCGGGTGAATTAGTACCCACCTAA
- the rimO gene encoding 30S ribosomal protein S12 methylthiotransferase RimO produces the protein MGDKPTIAISHLGCEKNRIDTEHILGLLVEAGYSVDTNEDLADYVIVNTCSFIQAAREESVRTLVELAEANKKVVIAGCMAQHFQEQLLEELPEAVAVVGTGDYHKIVNVLERVEKGERVKQISVDPTYIADENTPRYRTTTEGVAYLRVAEGCDYGCAFCIIPHLRGNQRSRTIESIVGEAKQLGAQGVKELILISQITTNYGLDIYGQPKLAELIRALGEVDIPWVRMHYAYPTGITPDVIKAIQETTNFLPYLDLPLQHSHPEILRAMNRPWQGRVNDGIIERIKTALPEAVLRTTFIVGFPGETQEHFDHLLEFTERHQFDHLGVFTFSPEEGTPAYNLPNQLPQELMVERRNQLMEMQQPISLHKNCQQVGKIVDVLIEQENPQTGDLIGRSDRFAPEVDGQVYVQGKASLGTIVPVKITTADAYDLYGEVVMA, from the coding sequence ATGGGTGATAAGCCAACAATTGCCATTTCACACCTAGGCTGCGAGAAAAACCGAATAGACACAGAACACATACTAGGACTGCTGGTAGAAGCGGGATATAGTGTGGATACGAACGAGGATCTAGCAGACTATGTGATAGTAAATACCTGTAGTTTCATTCAAGCTGCCAGGGAAGAATCAGTGAGAACCCTAGTGGAGTTAGCGGAGGCCAACAAAAAGGTAGTAATTGCTGGTTGTATGGCCCAGCACTTTCAAGAACAACTATTAGAGGAGTTACCAGAAGCGGTAGCGGTAGTAGGGACTGGGGACTACCACAAGATAGTGAATGTGCTTGAGCGGGTAGAGAAGGGAGAGCGAGTCAAACAAATTAGTGTTGACCCCACATATATAGCGGACGAAAATACGCCCCGCTATAGAACGACCACAGAGGGAGTAGCTTATCTTAGAGTTGCTGAAGGCTGTGATTATGGTTGTGCGTTTTGTATTATTCCCCATTTAAGAGGTAATCAGCGATCGCGTACTATTGAATCAATAGTAGGGGAAGCCAAGCAACTAGGAGCGCAGGGAGTCAAGGAGCTAATTTTGATTTCCCAGATTACGACCAACTACGGGTTAGACATTTATGGTCAACCTAAATTGGCCGAGTTAATTCGGGCCTTGGGGGAAGTAGATATTCCCTGGGTAAGAATGCACTACGCCTATCCCACAGGAATAACACCGGATGTGATTAAGGCAATTCAAGAAACGACGAATTTCCTTCCCTACTTAGATTTACCCTTACAACATTCCCATCCTGAAATACTGCGTGCCATGAATCGTCCTTGGCAAGGTAGAGTCAATGATGGAATTATTGAGCGGATAAAAACCGCGCTACCAGAAGCAGTGTTGAGGACAACATTTATAGTTGGGTTTCCTGGGGAGACACAAGAGCATTTTGATCATTTGTTGGAGTTTACCGAGCGACATCAATTTGATCATTTGGGAGTTTTCACATTTTCACCGGAAGAGGGTACTCCAGCGTATAACCTACCAAATCAATTACCACAGGAATTGATGGTAGAAAGACGGAATCAACTTATGGAAATGCAACAGCCCATTTCCCTGCACAAAAATTGCCAGCAGGTAGGAAAAATAGTTGATGTCCTAATTGAACAAGAAAATCCCCAAACGGGGGATTTAATAGGACGTTCCGACAGATTTGCCCCGGAAGTAGATGGTCAAGTGTATGTTCAGGGGAAAGCCAGCTTAGGAACAATAGTGCCTGTGAAAATCACCACTGCGGATGCTTATGATCTATACGGTGAAGTGGTCATGGCATAG
- the tsaB gene encoding tRNA (adenosine(37)-N6)-threonylcarbamoyltransferase complex dimerization subunit type 1 TsaB — protein sequence MNNHQKTRQDQKYALGIHTTTPELGLVMSNFVDDTRFQVWNLGRDVSSHIHQYLVDFILPQSWPDLQLIAVAKGPGGFTGTRIGVVIARTLGQQLSVPVLAISTLAAVAWHEKNQNPQLPDTIAVEMPAQRGKVFGAIYQINAENPGMKTLLADQVFTLEAWQETLNGLPNNYPVEYELIRATSNLGVTVTSILQLAYLDWQEGKNSHWSDSLPYYGQHPVDS from the coding sequence TTGAACAATCACCAAAAAACTAGACAAGACCAAAAATACGCTTTAGGAATACACACTACTACACCAGAATTAGGTTTGGTAATGAGTAACTTTGTGGATGACACACGATTTCAGGTGTGGAATTTGGGACGTGATGTATCCAGTCATATTCATCAATATCTAGTGGATTTCATCCTACCCCAAAGCTGGCCAGATCTACAGTTAATTGCAGTAGCTAAAGGACCTGGAGGGTTTACCGGTACTCGCATTGGTGTGGTTATAGCACGGACCCTAGGACAGCAGTTGAGCGTTCCAGTTTTAGCTATATCCACCTTAGCAGCAGTAGCATGGCACGAAAAGAATCAAAATCCCCAATTACCAGACACTATTGCTGTAGAAATGCCAGCACAGCGAGGGAAGGTATTTGGGGCGATTTATCAGATTAATGCTGAAAATCCTGGGATGAAAACCCTATTAGCAGACCAGGTGTTCACCCTGGAAGCATGGCAAGAAACCCTAAATGGTTTGCCCAATAATTACCCAGTTGAATATGAACTAATTAGAGCTACATCAAATTTAGGAGTAACGGTAACCAGCATTTTACAATTAGCTTATTTAGATTGGCAAGAAGGTAAAAACAGTCATTGGTCCGATTCCCTACCCTACTACGGTCAACATCCTGTGGATAGCTAA
- a CDS encoding SRPBCC family protein, whose product MTQLLQQSIEINAPATLVEQCLTDLNLMHQWLNPLLCCEPLGEVWSTEIGSRSRFMIQIPGIKPTLNVVVIDRQPGLIVWGFKGFFQGSDRWECQPLSQGTLLINSFEFKIPNPIISWGFNTFAASWTQSDMRSQLVRFKNVAEGLAKSPKYAL is encoded by the coding sequence ATGACCCAACTTTTACAACAGTCAATTGAAATTAATGCTCCTGCTACACTAGTAGAACAATGTTTGACAGACTTGAATTTAATGCACCAATGGTTAAATCCTCTGCTCTGTTGTGAACCCCTGGGGGAGGTTTGGTCCACAGAAATTGGCAGTCGCAGTCGTTTTATGATCCAAATTCCAGGAATTAAACCCACTCTCAATGTGGTGGTCATTGACAGACAACCAGGACTTATCGTCTGGGGTTTTAAGGGTTTCTTCCAAGGGAGCGATCGCTGGGAATGCCAACCTTTGAGTCAAGGTACATTACTGATTAATTCCTTTGAATTTAAAATACCCAATCCCATTATCAGTTGGGGATTTAACACTTTTGCTGCATCCTGGACTCAATCGGATATGCGGTCACAGTTAGTCCGGTTTAAAAATGTTGCCGAAGGATTAGCCAAGTCTCCCAAATATGCTCTATGA
- a CDS encoding CCA tRNA nucleotidyltransferase: MNDSIAARLDPKNWPFSLEMLPTPAYMVGGAVRDGILGRSQDYLDLDFIIPENAVKVARAIAQNYGAGFVLLDGKRNIARVVFPQGTVDFAQQDGESLLTDLHRRDFTINAIAYNPYTQELMDPLGGCKDIESGLLRMISPQNLQDDPLRLMRAYRQAAQLNFVIEPHTQATIRNLSSIFCQVASERIRTEVGHLLQSAVGTFWLKTAWEDGLLGQFFIYATRESVDKLIAVDPAVQAIGENWSELGEQLEKPIRDSMKTRWLDIAKLGCLVNPAPEIAEQELGEMTYSRVEIRSIITALRLFPQMKQASSMSLREQYFWFREVGVVFSSTMVLALAQDMLNTKFQKRSLELYRPLVKRYLNPDDLVAYPSPLVTGKELIIALNIPPSPLVGEILQEIAIAQAEGKVNNSQGALALARKLIEK; encoded by the coding sequence ATGAATGACTCAATTGCTGCTCGTTTAGATCCCAAAAATTGGCCCTTTAGCTTGGAGATGCTACCTACACCAGCTTATATGGTGGGTGGTGCAGTGCGGGATGGGATTTTGGGTAGAAGTCAAGACTATTTAGATCTAGACTTCATCATACCAGAGAATGCGGTAAAAGTTGCTCGGGCGATCGCCCAAAATTATGGAGCTGGTTTTGTGCTGTTGGATGGTAAGAGAAATATTGCCCGGGTGGTATTTCCCCAGGGAACAGTGGATTTTGCCCAACAGGATGGAGAGAGTTTACTAACTGATTTACACCGGAGAGACTTTACCATTAATGCGATCGCCTATAATCCCTATACTCAAGAACTTATGGATCCTCTGGGTGGTTGTAAAGACATAGAAAGTGGTCTCTTGCGGATGATATCTCCCCAAAATCTCCAAGATGACCCTTTGCGTTTAATGCGTGCTTATCGTCAAGCTGCCCAATTAAATTTTGTCATTGAACCTCATACTCAAGCAACTATTCGCAACTTATCTTCAATTTTTTGTCAAGTTGCGTCTGAAAGAATTAGAACAGAGGTTGGTCATCTTTTGCAAAGTGCTGTAGGGACATTTTGGCTAAAAACCGCATGGGAGGATGGGTTATTAGGTCAATTTTTTATTTATGCAACCAGAGAAAGTGTAGATAAACTAATTGCAGTAGATCCAGCGGTTCAAGCAATAGGCGAAAATTGGTCAGAACTGGGGGAACAGCTAGAAAAACCCATTCGGGATTCTATGAAAACCAGATGGTTGGATATTGCTAAACTGGGGTGTTTAGTAAATCCTGCTCCTGAGATAGCAGAACAGGAGCTGGGGGAAATGACATACAGTCGAGTGGAGATTCGTAGTATTATTACCGCCCTGCGACTATTCCCGCAGATGAAACAAGCAAGTAGCATGTCCCTGCGAGAACAGTACTTTTGGTTTAGGGAGGTAGGGGTTGTTTTTAGCTCTACAATGGTTCTAGCTTTAGCACAGGATATGTTAAACACCAAGTTCCAGAAGCGTAGTTTAGAATTGTATAGACCCCTAGTTAAACGTTATTTGAACCCTGATGATTTGGTGGCCTACCCATCACCGTTGGTGACTGGTAAGGAGCTGATTATAGCACTAAATATCCCACCCTCACCACTGGTGGGAGAAATCTTGCAGGAAATTGCCATTGCTCAAGCTGAGGGTAAGGTAAATAATTCCCAGGGGGCACTAGCACTAGCTAGAAAACTAATAGAAAAGTGA
- the btpA gene encoding photosystem I biogenesis protein BtpA, giving the protein MNLYKLFKTRKPIIGVVHLLPLPTSARWGGSLKAVIDRAEQEATALASGGVDALIVENFFDAPFTKNHVDPAVVSAMTLAVQRIQNLVTLPLGLNVLRNDAESAMAIASCVKAEFIRVNVLTGVMDTDQGLIEGRAHQLLRYRRELGSDVKILADVLVKHARPLSHPHLSVAIKDTIERGLADGVILSGLETGSPPSLEDLKLASRVAATTPVFIGSGANWENIGTLMPVVDGVIVSSSLKRHGQISQPIDPTRVSQFVEAAHRSITTKI; this is encoded by the coding sequence GTGAACTTATATAAACTATTCAAAACTCGTAAACCCATTATTGGTGTGGTTCATTTGTTACCTTTACCCACATCAGCCCGTTGGGGAGGTAGTCTGAAAGCAGTAATTGACCGCGCTGAACAGGAAGCTACCGCCCTGGCCAGTGGTGGTGTGGATGCTTTAATTGTAGAAAATTTTTTCGACGCCCCCTTTACTAAAAATCACGTTGATCCTGCTGTGGTTAGTGCTATGACCCTAGCAGTGCAGAGAATTCAAAATCTGGTCACTTTGCCTCTGGGTTTAAATGTTTTAAGAAACGATGCGGAAAGTGCTATGGCGATAGCCAGTTGTGTAAAGGCTGAATTTATTCGTGTTAATGTTTTGACCGGTGTTATGGATACGGATCAAGGATTAATAGAAGGAAGGGCACACCAGTTACTCCGTTATCGTCGAGAATTAGGTTCCGATGTGAAAATTCTGGCTGATGTATTAGTTAAACATGCTCGTCCCCTAAGTCATCCTCATCTGAGTGTGGCTATTAAAGACACCATAGAACGGGGTTTGGCTGATGGGGTGATTTTATCGGGTTTGGAAACTGGTAGTCCTCCCAGCTTGGAGGATTTAAAATTGGCTAGCAGGGTTGCTGCTACTACTCCAGTATTTATCGGTAGCGGTGCCAATTGGGAAAATATTGGTACTCTTATGCCAGTAGTGGATGGAGTCATTGTTTCCAGCTCTCTCAAACGTCATGGTCAAATCTCTCAACCCATTGATCCTACCCGTGTGAGTCAATTTGTAGAAGCTGCTCATAGAAGCATCACCACAAAAATTTAA
- the pruA gene encoding L-glutamate gamma-semialdehyde dehydrogenase gives MALKTQNDNYEVKTQEIAQQILANTQESRSFFAALRDQMRWDDKLLGWTMGNPGLRVQLFRFIDTLPALHSKVEIASHLQEYLGDDSVELPPALKSLLNFAYPDSMPGQVAATTVETAVQTLAHKYISGENIQQVIKTVERLRKEKMAFTIDLLGEAVITEIEAQSYLEKYLELMQHLVEASKKWQHIPIIDEADGEILPKVQVSVKLTAFYSQFDPLNAEGSEAKVSERIRILLRRSRELGAAVHFDMEQYAYKDITLKILKKLLLEEEFRQRTDIGITIQAYLRDSKEDVQGVIDWLKQRGYPLTIRLVKGAYWDQETIKAAQKHWDQPVYNDKVATDANFEAITQLLLENHQYVYSALGSHNVRSQARAIAIAESLKVPRRCFEMQVLYGMGDKIAKALVDKGYRVRVYCPYGDLLPGMAYLIRRLLENTANSSFLRQNLENRPVAELLAPPIVEETPSRENPTEDFIGAADIDYAEEQKREDSRLAFEQVRQQLGKTYLPLINGEYVNTTTIIDSLNPSDFSQVVGKIGLISVEQAEEAMKAAQAAFPHWQKTPVPQRADILRRAANLMEIRRAELAAWIVLEVGKPVKEADAEVSEAIDFCRYYAQEMERLDGGVVYDVAGETNRYIYQPKGIAVVISPWNFPLAIACGMTVAALVAGNCTLLKPAETSSVITAKFTQILLEAGIPKGVFQYVPGKGSQVGAHLVNHPQTHVIAFTGSQEVGCRIYAEAAIVKPGQKHLKKVIAEMGGKNAIIVDESADLDQAVVGVVQSAFGYSGQKCSACSRVIVLQPIYETFLNRLIEATKSLNIGAAELPSTQVGPVIDGQAKTRILEYIEMGKKEAKLVLQLESPSQGYFVGPVIFADVPPQGAIAQQEIFGPVLSVIPAPDFDRAVEIANSTNYALTGGIYSRTPSHIEQAKRELEVGNLYINRNITGAIVARQPFGGFKLSGVGSKAGGPDYLLQFLEPRTITENIQRQGFAPIEGAD, from the coding sequence ATGGCATTAAAAACACAAAACGACAATTACGAAGTTAAAACCCAAGAAATTGCCCAGCAGATTCTCGCTAACACCCAGGAAAGTCGTTCCTTTTTTGCTGCTTTACGGGATCAAATGCGATGGGATGACAAGCTGTTAGGGTGGACCATGGGTAATCCTGGGTTGCGGGTGCAATTGTTTCGTTTTATAGACACTTTACCTGCGCTCCATAGCAAAGTGGAAATTGCCTCCCATTTACAGGAGTATTTGGGTGATGATTCAGTGGAATTACCCCCAGCATTAAAAAGCTTGTTAAATTTTGCCTACCCAGATTCCATGCCAGGTCAGGTAGCTGCTACCACTGTGGAGACAGCAGTGCAAACTCTGGCACATAAATATATTTCTGGAGAGAATATCCAACAGGTAATTAAGACCGTGGAAAGACTCAGAAAAGAAAAAATGGCCTTCACCATTGATTTACTTGGGGAAGCAGTTATTACAGAAATAGAAGCACAGTCTTATTTAGAAAAATATTTAGAATTGATGCAGCATTTAGTAGAAGCATCAAAAAAATGGCAGCACATACCTATTATTGACGAAGCTGATGGAGAAATACTGCCCAAAGTACAGGTTTCAGTGAAATTAACCGCCTTTTATTCCCAGTTTGATCCTTTAAATGCTGAAGGGAGTGAAGCAAAGGTAAGCGAGCGGATTCGGATTTTGCTGCGTCGATCGCGGGAATTGGGAGCAGCAGTACATTTTGATATGGAGCAGTATGCCTATAAAGATATAACTTTGAAAATTCTGAAAAAGCTATTATTAGAAGAGGAATTTCGTCAACGTACAGACATTGGCATAACTATTCAAGCCTATTTACGTGACAGTAAGGAGGATGTACAAGGGGTAATTGACTGGTTGAAACAAAGAGGTTATCCCTTAACCATTAGATTGGTAAAAGGTGCCTATTGGGATCAGGAAACTATTAAGGCTGCTCAAAAACATTGGGACCAACCAGTTTACAATGATAAAGTAGCTACGGATGCTAACTTTGAAGCCATAACCCAGCTTCTTTTAGAAAATCATCAATACGTTTATTCTGCTCTAGGTAGTCACAACGTCAGATCCCAAGCTCGGGCCATAGCCATTGCAGAAAGTCTCAAAGTTCCACGACGCTGCTTTGAAATGCAAGTTTTGTATGGCATGGGCGATAAAATTGCTAAAGCGTTAGTAGATAAAGGGTATAGAGTGCGAGTCTATTGTCCCTACGGTGATTTATTACCGGGGATGGCCTATCTAATTCGCAGATTGTTGGAGAATACGGCTAATAGTTCCTTTTTAAGGCAAAATCTGGAAAATCGTCCGGTTGCTGAATTGTTAGCTCCTCCCATAGTGGAAGAAACCCCCAGTCGAGAAAACCCAACAGAGGATTTTATAGGTGCTGCGGATATAGATTATGCTGAGGAGCAAAAACGGGAAGATTCCCGATTGGCTTTTGAGCAGGTACGTCAACAATTGGGAAAAACCTATTTACCCCTGATTAATGGAGAATACGTTAACACAACAACTATTATAGACTCCTTAAATCCTTCCGATTTTAGTCAGGTAGTGGGCAAAATTGGCTTGATTAGTGTGGAACAAGCTGAGGAAGCAATGAAAGCAGCTCAAGCTGCTTTCCCCCATTGGCAAAAAACACCTGTGCCACAGCGAGCTGACATTTTACGTCGAGCGGCAAATTTAATGGAAATCAGACGAGCTGAATTGGCAGCATGGATTGTATTGGAAGTTGGTAAACCTGTTAAAGAAGCTGATGCAGAAGTTTCCGAAGCTATAGATTTTTGCCGTTATTATGCTCAGGAAATGGAACGTCTGGATGGGGGAGTAGTTTATGATGTTGCTGGAGAAACCAACCGTTATATTTACCAACCCAAGGGAATTGCTGTGGTCATCTCCCCCTGGAACTTTCCCCTAGCGATCGCTTGTGGTATGACCGTTGCTGCTCTGGTTGCGGGAAATTGCACTTTGCTCAAACCAGCAGAAACCTCTTCTGTGATTACCGCCAAGTTTACACAAATCCTCCTAGAAGCGGGAATCCCCAAAGGTGTTTTTCAATATGTGCCCGGAAAGGGCTCTCAAGTGGGCGCTCACCTAGTCAATCATCCCCAAACCCATGTAATTGCTTTTACGGGATCTCAGGAAGTGGGATGTAGAATTTATGCGGAAGCCGCCATTGTTAAACCTGGACAAAAACATCTTAAAAAGGTAATTGCCGAAATGGGAGGTAAGAATGCCATTATTGTAGATGAAAGTGCGGATCTAGACCAAGCAGTGGTAGGAGTAGTTCAGTCCGCTTTTGGTTATAGTGGTCAAAAGTGTTCCGCCTGCTCTAGAGTGATTGTATTGCAACCTATATATGAAACGTTTCTAAATAGATTAATTGAAGCAACCAAGTCCTTAAATATTGGTGCAGCAGAACTACCCAGTACCCAGGTTGGTCCAGTGATTGATGGTCAAGCTAAAACCCGGATTTTAGAATATATAGAGATGGGCAAAAAAGAAGCCAAATTGGTTTTACAGTTGGAGTCCCCATCTCAAGGGTACTTTGTTGGGCCCGTAATTTTTGCTGACGTTCCTCCCCAAGGAGCGATCGCCCAACAGGAGATATTTGGTCCGGTTTTATCAGTAATTCCTGCGCCAGATTTTGATCGAGCGGTAGAAATTGCCAATTCAACCAACTATGCTTTAACGGGGGGTATTTATTCCCGCACCCCTTCCCATATTGAACAAGCAAAGAGGGAACTGGAAGTGGGAAATTTGTATATTAACAGGAATATTACCGGTGCCATTGTAGCTCGTCAACCATTTGGTGGGTTTAAACTTTCTGGTGTGGGTTCCAAAGCAGGTGGTCCTGATTATTTATTACAGTTTTTAGAGCCAAGAACCATAACCGAGAACATTCAACGTCAGGGTTTTGCTCCCATAGAAGGAGCAGATTAA
- a CDS encoding DEAD/DEAH box helicase translates to MSSITFQELGISPERATHLENMGFTTPTNIQTQAIPQLLAGRDVVGQSQTGTGKTAAFSLPILERLDPNKRAVQALVLTPTRELAMQVHDAISQFMGDSELRVLAIYGGQSIDRQMIQLKRGVHVVVGTPGRVIDLLERGSLKLDQVKWFVLDEADEMLSMGFIDDVIKILSQAPQDRQTALFSATMPPSIRQLVNKFLNSPVTVTVEQPKATPTKINQVAYLIPRHWTKAKALQPILEMEDPETALIFVRTRRTAAELTNQLQSAGHSVDEYHGDLSQQARERLLTRFRNRQVRWVVATDIAARGLDVDLLSHVINFDLPDSVETYVHRIGRTGRAGKEGTAISLVQPFERRKQQAFERHNRQNWQVLSIPTRAQIEAKHIQKLKEQVSEALAGERLASFLPIISELTEKYDAQAIAAAALQLAYDQTRPAWLQNGVDIPVEEPTPKPKINKRRDSSDGTGPGRGRSWSKSDYGDEGKPTPKPKLRRREPSVSPSN, encoded by the coding sequence ATGAGTAGTATTACCTTTCAAGAACTAGGCATTTCCCCAGAACGTGCGACCCACTTAGAAAACATGGGGTTTACCACACCGACCAACATCCAGACCCAAGCTATTCCCCAATTATTAGCGGGAAGGGACGTGGTGGGTCAATCTCAGACTGGTACAGGTAAAACAGCGGCTTTTTCCCTGCCTATATTAGAGAGACTAGATCCTAACAAGAGAGCAGTACAGGCTTTAGTGTTAACTCCCACTCGTGAATTAGCAATGCAAGTTCATGATGCCATTTCCCAGTTTATGGGTGATAGTGAGCTGCGAGTATTAGCCATTTATGGTGGTCAATCCATTGACCGACAAATGATCCAATTAAAACGGGGCGTACATGTAGTAGTGGGAACCCCAGGAAGGGTAATTGACCTTTTGGAACGAGGTAGTTTAAAACTTGACCAAGTAAAATGGTTTGTTTTAGACGAAGCGGACGAAATGTTAAGCATGGGATTTATTGATGATGTGATCAAAATTCTCTCCCAAGCACCCCAGGATCGTCAAACTGCGCTTTTTTCAGCCACCATGCCACCCTCTATTCGCCAATTGGTGAATAAGTTTCTCAATTCTCCCGTCACAGTGACCGTGGAGCAACCCAAAGCTACACCTACTAAAATTAATCAAGTAGCCTATTTAATACCCAGACACTGGACTAAGGCTAAAGCCCTACAACCAATTCTGGAGATGGAAGATCCGGAAACAGCCTTGATTTTCGTGCGTACTCGTCGTACTGCTGCGGAGCTGACAAATCAATTGCAGTCCGCTGGTCACAGTGTAGATGAATACCACGGAGATTTATCTCAACAAGCTAGGGAAAGATTATTAACCCGGTTCCGCAATCGTCAAGTAAGATGGGTAGTAGCAACAGATATTGCTGCGCGGGGGTTAGATGTTGACCTACTTTCCCACGTGATTAACTTTGACCTACCAGATAGCGTAGAAACCTACGTGCACCGGATTGGGAGAACGGGACGTGCTGGTAAAGAAGGAACAGCAATATCACTGGTGCAACCCTTTGAAAGAAGAAAGCAACAGGCTTTTGAACGTCACAATCGCCAAAACTGGCAAGTATTGTCAATTCCTACCAGAGCCCAAATCGAAGCTAAACACATTCAGAAGTTGAAAGAGCAGGTTTCCGAAGCTCTAGCTGGGGAAAGATTAGCTTCCTTCCTTCCCATCATTAGTGAATTGACGGAAAAATATGATGCCCAGGCTATTGCAGCAGCAGCTTTGCAATTGGCCTATGACCAGACCCGTCCTGCTTGGTTACAAAATGGAGTAGATATTCCTGTGGAAGAGCCCACACCCAAGCCAAAAATCAACAAACGACGTGATAGCAGTGATGGTACGGGACCAGGTCGTGGTCGTTCTTGGTCTAAATCTGATTATGGTGATGAAGGTAAACCCACACCCAAACCTAAACTGAGACGTCGGGAACCATCGGTTAGTCCCAGCAATTAG